The following proteins come from a genomic window of Flavobacteriaceae bacterium MAR_2010_188:
- a CDS encoding lipoprotein-releasing system permease protein — translation MNYELFIAKRIIGDKAYKSSVSAPIIKIGITAIAVGIVVMLVAIATGLGLQEKVRDKVVAFNGHVSLTNFDSNISDETIVPISKNQDFYPDFKSVEGVDHVQAIATKFGIIRTETDFEGIVLKGVGSDYDWRYLQEFLIAGETPTFGEETSNDVMISKYIADRLNLKVGEKFQTVFGKESIEEIPNIRSFKIVGIFDSGFKELDKTYMIGDIRQVQRLNKWEEDQVGGFEVFIDDFTKIAEKGEEIYRSVPSTINSTTVEQKYLTTFEWIKIFDNNTYGIIGIMILVAGINMITALLVLILERTQMIGILKSLGSTNWSIRKVFLYNATYLIGLGLLWGNIIGLGLIFAQDKFEFLHFPDPDQYYMSIIPVSLKLQNILMLNIGTFVACMLMLLIPSYIITKISPVKAIRFD, via the coding sequence TTGAATTACGAATTATTTATAGCTAAACGGATTATAGGCGATAAAGCGTATAAAAGTAGTGTATCGGCTCCGATAATTAAAATCGGGATTACTGCAATTGCCGTAGGTATTGTGGTGATGTTGGTAGCTATTGCAACGGGTTTGGGACTTCAAGAAAAGGTTCGGGATAAGGTAGTTGCTTTTAATGGCCACGTTAGCCTCACTAATTTCGATAGCAATATTTCAGATGAAACTATTGTCCCAATTAGCAAAAATCAGGATTTCTATCCAGACTTTAAATCGGTAGAAGGTGTTGATCATGTGCAGGCCATCGCTACTAAATTTGGCATTATTAGAACGGAAACTGACTTTGAAGGAATCGTACTTAAAGGTGTAGGTTCAGATTACGATTGGCGTTATCTACAGGAGTTTTTGATTGCAGGAGAAACGCCAACATTTGGAGAAGAGACGAGCAATGATGTGATGATTTCTAAATACATCGCGGATCGCTTGAATCTTAAAGTTGGAGAAAAATTTCAGACTGTTTTTGGCAAGGAATCCATAGAAGAAATCCCGAATATTAGAAGCTTCAAAATCGTTGGTATTTTCGATTCTGGTTTTAAGGAGTTGGACAAAACCTATATGATAGGAGATATTCGTCAGGTTCAACGTCTTAATAAATGGGAAGAAGATCAAGTTGGTGGCTTTGAAGTGTTTATTGATGACTTCACCAAAATCGCTGAAAAGGGTGAAGAAATCTATCGCTCGGTTCCATCAACAATCAATAGCACTACCGTAGAGCAGAAATATTTAACCACTTTTGAATGGATTAAAATCTTTGATAATAATACTTACGGCATTATCGGTATTATGATTTTGGTTGCCGGTATAAACATGATAACAGCTCTTTTGGTCCTGATTTTAGAACGGACTCAAATGATCGGAATTTTAAAATCTTTGGGAAGCACAAATTGGAGTATCCGGAAAGTTTTTCTTTACAACGCTACTTATTTGATTGGGCTTGGTTTATTGTGGGGAAATATCATTGGCCTAGGATTAATTTTCGCCCAAGATAAATTTGAATTTCTCCATTTTCCTGATCCAGATCAGTACTATATGTCCATTATTCCTGTTTCATTAAAATTACAGAACATCTTAATGTTGAATATCGGAACATTCGTCGCATGTATGTTGATGTTATTGATTCCATCTTATATTATTACCAAAATCTCTCCGGTAAAGGCCATAAGATTTGATTGA
- a CDS encoding Uncharacterized conserved protein YbbC, DUF1343 family: MGLRSLKNTALLLVIFLVSCANAQKDKFEAADESTAMKTEPIIITAADQTELYLPKLTGKRVGVVANQTSVIFKVQNFQSINPNKGEYKERTIENRFTHLIDSLISLNIKVEKVFSPEHGFRGTADAGELVKDGIDAKTGLSIISLHGKNKKPTLEQMQNIDIMVFDIQDVGVRFYTYLSTLHYVMEACAEANIPLLVLDRPNPNGQYVDGPVMEKRNFNFLGLHPVPLVYGMSIGEYAKMINGEKWLANEIQCDLTVINLKNYTHDSEYNLAIRPSPNLPNDQAIKLYPSLGLFEGTDVNAGRGTDFQFQRYGAPFLDSTYFDFNYTPVENFGAKFPKHKDETCFGEDLSKTQIGREMTLKWIIEAYQYSSDKAKVFNSKNFTAHAGTDKLQKQIEEGLSEKEIKNSWSADIEAFKKIREKYLIYN; this comes from the coding sequence ATGGGTTTAAGATCGCTCAAAAATACTGCTTTATTATTGGTTATTTTTCTAGTATCGTGCGCCAATGCTCAAAAGGATAAATTTGAGGCAGCCGACGAGAGTACCGCTATGAAAACGGAACCAATCATAATAACGGCGGCGGATCAGACAGAATTATACCTTCCGAAATTAACAGGAAAAAGAGTTGGCGTGGTGGCCAATCAGACTTCGGTGATTTTCAAGGTTCAAAATTTTCAATCTATTAATCCAAATAAAGGTGAATATAAAGAACGGACAATCGAAAATAGATTTACCCATTTAATTGATTCATTGATTTCCCTAAATATTAAAGTTGAAAAAGTTTTTTCTCCAGAACATGGCTTTAGAGGAACGGCAGATGCAGGAGAGTTAGTGAAGGACGGAATTGATGCCAAAACCGGATTATCAATTATTTCTCTTCACGGGAAAAATAAAAAACCTACTCTAGAACAGATGCAAAATATCGATATTATGGTTTTCGATATACAAGATGTTGGAGTACGGTTTTACACGTATTTATCGACGCTTCACTATGTGATGGAGGCCTGCGCCGAGGCAAATATTCCGCTTTTGGTTTTAGATAGACCAAATCCAAATGGTCAATATGTTGACGGCCCGGTGATGGAAAAAAGGAATTTCAATTTCTTGGGATTACATCCGGTGCCTTTGGTTTATGGAATGTCTATCGGTGAATATGCGAAAATGATTAATGGCGAAAAATGGTTGGCAAATGAAATTCAATGTGATCTGACCGTGATTAATTTGAAGAATTACACCCACGATTCTGAATATAATCTAGCGATAAGACCTTCTCCAAATCTTCCAAACGACCAAGCGATAAAACTATATCCGAGTTTAGGGTTATTTGAAGGTACCGATGTTAATGCCGGCCGCGGGACAGATTTTCAGTTTCAAAGATATGGTGCTCCATTTTTGGATAGTACTTACTTTGATTTTAACTATACGCCCGTTGAAAATTTTGGAGCAAAATTCCCCAAGCATAAGGATGAAACCTGTTTTGGCGAAGACCTTTCTAAAACTCAAATAGGTAGAGAGATGACTTTGAAATGGATTATCGAAGCCTATCAATATTCCTCGGATAAAGCGAAAGTTTTCAACTCAAAAAACTTTACCGCGCACGCCGGAACTGATAAACTACAAAAACAAATTGAAGAAGGATTGAGCGAAAAAGAAATAAAAAATTCTTGGAGCGCAGATATTGAAGCCTTCAAGAAAATTAGAGAAAAATATCTTATTTACAACTAA